gcttcccccgcACCCCGTAGTCGGAACGCCGCCCCCGCTTCGTACAGTGGTCCCGTCCTCTCCTCCGCCCTCCTTCTACTTCTCCGCCTccgcggtggggcgggggcgttCGCTGGGCGATTCCGGTGCGTCTGCTCCGGCCACACGGGGAGGCCCGCACTATCTATCCCTGCTCTTCGGGGTCGcccttcccttcccgcccccttgcagcaccccttccctctctccctccctccctccctcccccgacccccagcctggCGATCACGATGGAACGGGAAttctgaaggtggagacagattggcattgaggggagggatcaccccgggaaaaaggagggaaggaggggagggaccatCCGGACGGGgtcggagcgggaggagaggagaggcagcccAGAAGCGGGGGAAAGGAGAGGCCGGCCACCTTGTGGGGGATGGGGATCGGGAGGGGATTTAAGGTCTGCTGTCTGAACGAGGGTCATCGCTCTTCTCGCCCTAGCGACTCTTTCCTCATAGCCCCCTAGGGCGCCCCGAGGCGATGAGTGAGCTGAAGGACTGTCCCCTCCAGTTCCATGACTTCAAGTCGGTGGACCACCTGAAGCTGTGTCCCCGCTATACCGCGGTGCTGGCCCGCTCCGAGGATGACGGCATCGGCATCGAGGAGCTCGACACTTTACAGCTGGAGCTGGAGACTCTGTTGTCGTCTGCCAGCCGCCGCCTGCGGGTACTGGAAGCAGAGACCCAGGTCGGTCCCCGAGAGGGGGGGACGTGCGGATGGGGAGCTTCGTGCGGGTCGGCAGAAAGACGATTCGGGATCGGGAAGCGTGTCGGCCCCGATGGGCCACCGAGGCTTCCTCCGAGAACCGTTGAAGGTGAGGGGgaatccctccttcccctctctgaccTCGCTTACCCCCCCGTCCCAAGCACTCTCTGTTCTTTTGTGTCTCAGATCCTCACAGATTGGCAGGATAAGAAGGGTGATCGGCGGTTCCTGAAGCTCGGCCGGGACCATGAGTTGGGAGCCCCGACGAAGCACGGCAAGCCCAAGAAACAGAAGGTGGACGGGAAGGCGGGTCACGGGCCGGGACCTGGCCCCGGCCGGCCCAAGTCCAAGAACCTTCAGCCCAAGATCCAGGAGTACGAATTCACGGATGATCCCATCGATGTTCCACGAATCCCCAAGAACGACGCCCCCAACAGGTGCGGGGCCGGACCGGGGGACGGCCGGGGGCCTGAAGCTGGAGCCCCGGCTGGCTCGCTCGGCATGGGGTTTCAGCAGCGGCCTCGGGAGGTTTAGGCTCCCGGGGGGGGCCCTCGGCCCTCCTGGGGTCGAGAGGGGCCTCTTGAGCGGGGCACGCGGTCCGCCTCGGGGCGCGTGTGCGCGCTCAGTAGCGAGCGCTCCCGGAGAGCTCAGGAAACGCCgggcgaggtgaggagggaagagtcctgctcagggctgtgctctgctttcaggttctgggcctcagtggagcCGTACTGCGCCGATATCACCAATGAAGAAGTGCGGACGCTGGAGGAGCTGCTCAAGCCTCCGGAGGACGAGGCTGAGCATTATAAGGTACAAACCTTAGAGCCGGGCTACGACACTGTAGAAAAATCAAACGCCGGCCACGGTTTCTCATCAGTTACGTGCGGAACGAGTGCGTCGGTGGTGGACGGAATCCCTGAAAGACCTCATTTGGGCCGAAGCGGAGGGTagggtttggggggcggggggggggaaggggggcggtctAGCGTGGCGGTCCTGGTACGTCTGGAGATACTGAGGCTTGAGCCATCAGCGGCTTAAGTGTTGGTGATAGTGGTCTTAGAGCTTCCCTCACCCTGTCCCCGGGAGGTTCTGGGTTGGTTGATTTGTGGCCCTAGGTAAGGGTCTGTGCTCTCGGTGGAGCCTTTGTCATAGGCGTTCAAGGCTCTGGCCTTCCGAACGGTACCGGGGAAGTGGAGGAACGTACAGGGAAGTCCGCTGGCTTCTGCCGTGAAACCCGTGTTTTCACTCCGCGCTTTGGCTAGAACGCCGTTAGGGAGTTGAGGACCGTCTCTCTGACAAAGTGAGGCCGAAGACAGCGTGGCGTGATGTTTGGAAGAAGCGATTTGGACATAGAACGGGAGTTTCCCTTGGCACGGCGCTTCGCGGAAATGCAACCCCCTCATCCTAGAACTGGGTGTGGACGGGAGCTGCAGAAGACACCTTAGCCATCTATCGTGTGATGGCTGAGAACTTTAGAGTGGCATCGTTGTTGGATCTCCGTTCCTTAGAACCAGGGTTATAacctttttttggggggaaacTACTCCGTTGGTCTCGAGGTTTCAACTGAAGTGCCTGCTTCCCACCCAGCCCTTCCTTCCACTCTCACGTAGAGATACTCACTAGAGTAGAACTGCCTTTTCAGTAGAATGGtgagcagtggggtctagtggaaagatcacgggcccaggagtcagaggacctgggttccgatcccgactctgccgttggcttgccgtgtgacctcgggcatgtcgcttagcttctctgcacctcagttccctcacctgtgaaatgaagatgcagtacctgttcttcccactttgtgagcctcatgtgggatagggactgtctgacctgacggTCCTGTATCTTGTCCAGTGCTTGGCccccagcaagcacttaacggatattaggatgatgatgatgattacgagCAACAGGTGACAGAAGGAAACAGCTCTGGTAGACCTCAAAGCCTGGGGTCCTGAGCAAGGCACTCTCTTCTTTATCACCTGCTGCCGTGCTGCCGCTTCTTCCTACTTCTTCCAGAGAAGTTCCCGTTATCTGGCATAATGACCATCCCCCCCCTGCAGCACTCTGAAGTACCCACAGGGTACGGGGACTAGGAACCTGGTAACCTATGCTCTGGAGGTGGCCATGCCTTCTGTCCATGCAGATCCCTCCCCTGGGGAAGCATTATTCCCAGCGCTGGGCCCAGGAAGATTtactggaggagcagaaggatggGGCCCGGGCAGCCGCTGCAGGTGACAAAAAGAAAGGCCTCATGGGACCATTAACTGAACTGGACACAAAAGGTACTGCCCAGCTTTGGACTGAGggggtcccctcctctcccctgcgtTCAGCCGATTAACTCCCACAGCTGTTTGAGCGGGACTCTCCGACTGGCTCGTCCCAAGTCTGACAAGCCCTGAGAGTTTCCCGTCGGGCAGGGCTGAAAGGACCCCAAAAGGGTGGCTTTCTGGCCCAggagctctttgaagcctgcctTCTTTTTGCCCCTGTGCTCCAAATGAAAAGTCAGCATCGCTTCCTCGGGCTGCAGAGAAGGCCGTAAGCGTCCTTGTCTCCT
This genomic stretch from Ornithorhynchus anatinus isolate Pmale09 chromosome X1, mOrnAna1.pri.v4, whole genome shotgun sequence harbors:
- the TADA3 gene encoding transcriptional adapter 3 isoform X2 is translated as MSELKDCPLQFHDFKSVDHLKLCPRYTAVLARSEDDGIGIEELDTLQLELETLLSSASRRLRVLEAETQILTDWQDKKGDRRFLKLGRDHELGAPTKHGKPKKQKVDGKAGHGPGPGPGRPKSKNLQPKIQEYEFTDDPIDVPRIPKNDAPNRFWASVEPYCADITNEEVRTLEELLKPPEDEAEHYKIPPLGKHYSQRWAQEDLLEEQKDGARAAAAGDKKKGLMGPLTELDTKEVDALLKKSEAQHEQPEDGCPFGPLTQRLLQALVEENIISPIEDSPIPDITGKEAGLDGASTSPRNQNKPFSVPHTKSLEARIKEELIAQGLLESEDRPAEDSEDEVLAELRKRQAELKALSAHNRAKKHELLRLAREEVSRQELRQRVRMADNEVMDAFRKIMAARQKKRTPTKKEKDQAWKTLKERESILKLLDG
- the TADA3 gene encoding transcriptional adapter 3 isoform X1: MSELKDCPLQFHDFKSVDHLKLCPRYTAVLARSEDDGIGIEELDTLQLELETLLSSASRRLRVLEAETQILTDWQDKKGDRRFLKLGRDHELGAPTKHGKPKKQKVDGKAGHGPGPGPGRPKSKNLQPKIQEYEFTDDPIDVPRIPKNDAPNRFWASVEPYCADITNEEVRTLEELLKPPEDEAEHYKIPPLGKHYSQRWAQEDLLEEQKDGARAAAAGDKKKGLMGPLTELDTKVSIASSGCREGRKRPCLLFSSEVDALLKKSEAQHEQPEDGCPFGPLTQRLLQALVEENIISPIEDSPIPDITGKEAGLDGASTSPRNQNKPFSVPHTKSLEARIKEELIAQGLLESEDRPAEDSEDEVLAELRKRQAELKALSAHNRAKKHELLRLAREEVSRQELRQRVRMADNEVMDAFRKIMAARQKKRTPTKKEKDQAWKTLKERESILKLLDG